In Desulfovibrio inopinatus DSM 10711, the following are encoded in one genomic region:
- a CDS encoding VOC family protein, with the protein MKPFFTQTTQIGVIVKDLDTTLEKYVQKYGIGPWNVYTFNNKNVDKQYIGHESADYTMKLAICMVGNTMWELIQPISDNTDYVRFLNEHGEGIHHIAVGMENSDDYFNFCSENNLYPIQGGTWKCKGGNFLYDYRDTREDLKVIVELHAPDEGIELPEPDYVYPDGPMPRDPVFTDVLQIGIICKDLESTIKTYTNKYGIGPWNRYRFDKDTVGDMKREGQRKDYSMDLALAQVGNVQWELIQPLDDKSDYARFLKEHGEGVHHVALATDEGYQDAVKFCEKNGIDQIQYGYWNNNFRYDYRNTVDDMKCIVELYGPDESFDWPEPVAIYNVPHTV; encoded by the coding sequence ATGAAGCCATTTTTTACGCAGACAACACAAATTGGTGTTATTGTGAAAGACCTTGATACGACACTGGAAAAATATGTGCAGAAATATGGCATTGGGCCATGGAACGTCTATACGTTTAATAATAAAAACGTCGACAAACAATATATTGGACATGAATCTGCCGATTACACAATGAAGCTGGCCATCTGCATGGTTGGTAACACTATGTGGGAACTCATCCAGCCCATTAGCGACAACACGGACTACGTTCGTTTCCTCAATGAACATGGAGAAGGAATTCACCATATCGCTGTCGGAATGGAAAACTCAGACGACTACTTTAATTTCTGTAGCGAAAACAATCTGTATCCTATCCAAGGTGGCACGTGGAAGTGCAAAGGCGGAAACTTTCTTTATGATTATCGCGATACGCGCGAAGACCTCAAAGTCATTGTGGAATTGCATGCACCAGATGAAGGTATCGAATTACCTGAACCTGATTATGTCTATCCCGACGGACCAATGCCGCGCGACCCCGTGTTTACCGATGTCCTCCAGATTGGGATCATCTGCAAAGATTTAGAATCGACCATTAAAACATACACCAATAAGTATGGCATCGGTCCATGGAACCGGTATCGCTTTGACAAAGACACCGTGGGCGACATGAAACGGGAAGGTCAGAGGAAGGATTACTCCATGGACTTGGCACTGGCTCAAGTCGGAAATGTACAATGGGAGTTGATCCAGCCTTTGGATGACAAGAGTGATTATGCGCGTTTCCTCAAAGAGCATGGTGAAGGAGTCCATCATGTTGCTTTGGCAACGGATGAGGGCTACCAGGACGCCGTAAAATTCTGCGAAAAAAACGGCATCGACCAGATTCAGTACGGTTACTGGAACAATAACTTCCGTTATGATTACAGAAACACCGTCGACGATATGAAATGCATCGTCGAACTCTATGGTCCGGATGAGAGCTTTGACTGGCCAGAGCCGGTGGCTATCTATAATGTCCCCCACACCGTATAG
- a CDS encoding transposase — MPRAPRLLLEDQPAVYHVMSRTALDGFPFDAADKDHLLALIKLFGAMYFCQILGFALMGNHFHLLVRMLPAEHVDDDDVIVRFRRRYGHDTHPNLTQIEALRQKWTSLSEFMRELKQTFSRYYNARHHRRGTLWGERFKSVLVEDGRTLVNCLAYIDLNPVRAGLVDRPEDYRWCSLGYHLQSGNRDNLLTTDFGMMEWGIGDDADTLRYYRQFLYETGAVDVGKGNVLAPEIVDRARQADYEYSYTDRFILRTRWFTDSGIIGSKSFVAAISRRFGLPGAVQREPQKVSGIDFYSLKRLAENL; from the coding sequence ATGCCACGAGCTCCACGTTTGCTGCTTGAAGATCAACCTGCCGTTTATCATGTTATGTCTCGGACCGCTTTAGATGGTTTCCCTTTCGATGCGGCCGACAAAGATCACTTGCTCGCTTTGATTAAACTGTTTGGGGCGATGTACTTTTGTCAAATCCTCGGATTCGCTCTGATGGGAAATCACTTTCATCTTCTCGTACGTATGCTCCCGGCAGAGCACGTCGACGATGATGATGTTATCGTGCGGTTTCGTCGTCGCTATGGTCATGATACACATCCAAACCTCACGCAAATTGAGGCTTTACGTCAGAAATGGACGAGTCTTTCCGAGTTCATGCGTGAGCTGAAACAGACGTTTTCTCGCTATTACAATGCCCGACATCATCGTCGGGGGACGCTTTGGGGAGAGCGCTTCAAGAGTGTTCTGGTAGAGGATGGTCGAACGTTAGTGAATTGTCTGGCGTATATCGACCTCAATCCAGTACGAGCTGGGCTTGTTGATCGGCCTGAAGACTATCGATGGTGCTCGTTGGGATATCACCTACAGTCGGGGAATCGTGACAATCTTCTGACCACTGATTTCGGCATGATGGAGTGGGGGATTGGTGATGATGCCGATACGCTTCGGTATTACAGACAATTTCTCTATGAGACTGGGGCGGTCGATGTGGGGAAAGGAAACGTCTTGGCTCCTGAAATTGTTGACCGTGCGCGGCAGGCGGACTACGAATATTCCTATACGGATCGGTTTATTCTACGAACACGATGGTTCACTGACTCCGGTATCATCGGGTCTAAAAGCTTTGTTGCAGCGATTTCCAGGCGCTTTGGATTACCGGGAGCCGTACAACGTGAACCTCAAAAAGTTTCCGGTATCGATTTCTATTCATTGAAACGACTTGCTGAGAATTTGTAA
- a CDS encoding MarR family winged helix-turn-helix transcriptional regulator: MNNDAIYSSPPLGYLLYRCFRAVTNDLAHRFEAHGCPITVEQWRVLAVLRLRNGQTQNELSLFLGQEKTGVSRLIRALEKKGYIYRKSEEADRRVRRVFLTKKARTQEDEFLQLAIQTLDVARTGLNDEDLSQFKGYLTTVITNLEGNNGE; this comes from the coding sequence ATGAATAACGACGCAATCTATTCCAGTCCGCCTTTAGGGTATTTGTTGTACCGATGCTTTCGGGCCGTAACGAACGATTTAGCACATCGTTTTGAAGCGCATGGGTGTCCCATTACTGTTGAGCAGTGGCGGGTGTTAGCGGTGCTTCGATTGAGAAATGGGCAAACGCAAAACGAATTGTCCTTATTTCTCGGTCAGGAAAAAACCGGAGTGAGTCGATTGATTCGGGCTTTGGAAAAAAAGGGGTATATTTATCGGAAGAGTGAGGAGGCCGATCGACGAGTTCGGCGAGTGTTTCTTACCAAGAAGGCGCGTACTCAGGAAGATGAATTTCTGCAGCTGGCAATTCAAACCCTCGATGTGGCGCGCACCGGGCTTAATGACGAGGACTTGAGCCAGTTCAAAGGGTATTTGACAACTGTCATTACCAATCTTGAGGGCAATAATGGCGAGTGA
- a CDS encoding efflux RND transporter periplasmic adaptor subunit, giving the protein MRCIVVACLFVMVLIGSASAQQAKSEGGGPPPAPVVTANVEQGQLAPESTFVGTTYFVHLSKHAAEIPGIVESANFDRGDRVKKGQVLVVLNTELLNKEIQSQSAELDQVATLMLDAKKDLSRLDQMLKKRAISQDDFDNAYYTLEELKARRLAAQARLDRLKIRRDKTEIEAAFGGVIVDKHVEVGEWAAIGAAVADVADDSQVEIQVHVPQSLLPYLSPGMDVPVTIQGKAYKGRLFAIIPKGDIRTRTVPVTIRINGQHWVEGLEATVHLPTSQAVETLLVPRDAVLKMRGHDQVVAVVDGKAVIIPVSVVGFAGQRAGVKSGDLKAGMHVVTKGNERLRPGQAVAPTPSS; this is encoded by the coding sequence ATGCGTTGTATTGTTGTGGCCTGTCTTTTCGTGATGGTGTTGATCGGTTCGGCTTCGGCTCAGCAGGCCAAATCCGAAGGTGGTGGACCGCCTCCGGCTCCAGTGGTGACGGCGAACGTGGAACAAGGGCAATTGGCTCCCGAGTCGACTTTTGTGGGAACAACTTATTTTGTGCACTTATCGAAGCATGCTGCTGAAATTCCTGGTATTGTCGAGTCGGCCAATTTTGACCGAGGCGATCGGGTGAAGAAAGGACAGGTTTTGGTGGTCCTCAATACAGAGCTTTTGAATAAGGAAATTCAGTCACAGAGCGCCGAGCTTGATCAAGTGGCCACGCTGATGCTCGATGCAAAAAAGGATTTGTCACGGCTTGATCAAATGCTCAAAAAGCGCGCCATATCGCAAGACGATTTTGACAATGCTTATTATACGCTGGAAGAACTCAAAGCGCGCCGTTTAGCTGCCCAAGCACGATTGGATCGGCTCAAAATACGTCGTGACAAAACCGAAATAGAGGCTGCATTCGGCGGTGTTATTGTTGATAAACATGTCGAAGTCGGCGAATGGGCCGCGATTGGTGCGGCGGTTGCCGATGTAGCCGATGACAGTCAGGTGGAAATTCAGGTCCATGTTCCCCAGTCGCTTTTGCCCTATCTCTCGCCGGGCATGGATGTCCCGGTGACGATTCAGGGAAAAGCTTATAAGGGAAGATTGTTTGCTATCATCCCCAAAGGCGATATTCGTACACGGACAGTTCCGGTGACCATTCGCATCAATGGTCAGCATTGGGTGGAAGGGCTTGAAGCTACGGTTCATTTGCCGACGAGCCAAGCCGTCGAGACGCTTCTTGTGCCACGCGATGCGGTGCTCAAAATGCGTGGTCACGATCAGGTGGTGGCCGTTGTTGACGGGAAAGCTGTTATCATCCCTGTCTCGGTGGTCGGTTTTGCCGGACAAAGAGCCGGCGTCAAAAGTGGTGATCTTAAAGCCGGCATGCATGTTGTGACGAAAGGCAATGAACGTCTTCGTCCTGGCCAAGCTGTCGCACCGACCCCATCTTCGTAA
- a CDS encoding MBL fold metallo-hydrolase has protein sequence MTLPHLIESFLSDVDPSRLSEATPGRVEIFERLAEAGRLDNELAFATAMEGFMLLAKADLDAAFDVFDRVLAESVDLLPALLGRAEVLVRQRRFEAALDTFVMAGRVVPDLDWINMGKARCFIELGRIGEAHASLDLIDDQDHRSAAVLALRGMAYFEEKRYRRALATFGDALDVDQKHVEALAGAGYVCLEVSDYVKAVDYFRRALDVDDHDPRVFRALGLAYKAVGQLDDALAAFKRALALLELRPIKYLTSLTRMHVAEIESALKAQKALARQKSTDDPLVKILRDTREMGIEDNVFANKNLFMRFIREGRREDEGEAQFEVLRRWNSFTPIVADNYHAGKGGGFFLRVGGKGIVVDPGFNYIDNFKGTGHLFHEIDAIIISHAHNDHTADLESILTLLYRYNQAIMGLAESNNESTIAMELAKRQGKGMDEISESAVKAAFAVSPRRKRIDIYMTKSTFRKYSGMLDLSSRNEYQIHLLEPGQQWDIQGVPVTILPAFHFDILSDRDSVGMVFHLGESAVVYTGDTRFTEELGQSYADLRAELAGRFVLLVANLGGFKESERNYLIDGKREGAFYKNHLGRLGLAEVVRILRPNICCICEFGEEFKGQRIKMAEIYSRAFNNEIVFLPGDIGFTMDMREKKMRAITRVAEMPMSLETGFVPPAEVKAVLLRKDYSLHYYHDTSGVSPGDLVYSLGEQFDAANR, from the coding sequence ATGACTCTTCCCCATCTTATTGAATCATTTTTATCCGATGTCGATCCAAGCCGCTTATCTGAAGCGACGCCAGGTCGTGTTGAAATTTTTGAGCGATTGGCCGAAGCCGGGCGGCTGGACAATGAACTGGCATTCGCGACAGCCATGGAAGGTTTCATGCTGTTGGCGAAAGCCGATCTTGACGCGGCGTTCGATGTCTTCGACCGTGTTTTGGCCGAGTCAGTCGACTTGCTGCCCGCCTTGCTCGGACGCGCCGAGGTGCTTGTCCGGCAACGCCGTTTTGAAGCGGCATTGGACACATTTGTCATGGCGGGGAGAGTTGTGCCGGATCTCGACTGGATCAATATGGGAAAGGCACGGTGCTTCATAGAATTGGGGCGCATCGGCGAAGCCCATGCCAGTCTTGACCTTATCGATGATCAAGACCACCGTTCCGCGGCGGTGCTGGCACTGCGGGGCATGGCCTATTTTGAAGAGAAGCGCTATCGCCGCGCTCTTGCGACTTTTGGTGACGCTTTGGATGTTGATCAAAAACATGTCGAAGCCTTGGCCGGTGCGGGATATGTCTGTCTTGAAGTGAGCGACTATGTCAAAGCGGTCGATTACTTTCGTCGTGCCTTGGATGTTGATGACCATGATCCACGAGTCTTTCGTGCCTTGGGGCTGGCATATAAGGCTGTTGGGCAACTCGATGACGCCTTGGCCGCGTTTAAACGCGCCTTGGCCCTGCTTGAACTTCGTCCCATAAAGTATTTGACGTCATTGACGCGTATGCATGTGGCTGAAATTGAATCGGCATTGAAAGCGCAAAAAGCGCTTGCCCGGCAAAAAAGCACGGATGACCCTCTTGTGAAAATTCTGCGCGACACGCGGGAAATGGGTATTGAAGACAACGTGTTTGCCAATAAGAATCTGTTCATGCGCTTTATCCGCGAAGGACGGCGTGAGGACGAAGGCGAGGCGCAATTTGAAGTGTTGCGGCGCTGGAATTCCTTCACCCCGATTGTCGCCGACAACTATCATGCCGGGAAGGGTGGAGGGTTCTTTTTACGGGTCGGTGGCAAAGGCATTGTTGTGGACCCGGGATTCAATTATATTGATAACTTCAAAGGGACTGGCCACCTGTTTCACGAAATTGATGCCATTATCATAAGCCACGCGCACAATGACCATACGGCTGACCTCGAATCGATCCTGACGCTGCTGTATCGGTACAATCAAGCGATTATGGGCCTTGCTGAAAGCAACAATGAAAGCACCATTGCCATGGAACTGGCCAAGCGCCAGGGCAAAGGCATGGATGAGATCAGTGAATCAGCGGTCAAAGCGGCATTTGCGGTTTCTCCTCGGCGAAAGCGTATCGACATCTATATGACAAAGAGCACGTTTCGGAAATATTCTGGAATGCTCGACCTCTCGTCCCGCAACGAATACCAAATTCACCTGCTTGAACCGGGTCAGCAATGGGATATCCAGGGCGTTCCGGTCACGATTCTTCCCGCGTTCCACTTTGACATTCTCTCGGATCGCGATTCGGTGGGAATGGTCTTTCACCTGGGTGAATCGGCGGTTGTTTATACCGGGGATACGCGATTCACGGAAGAATTGGGCCAGTCCTACGCTGATTTACGTGCGGAATTGGCGGGGCGGTTCGTTCTTTTGGTGGCCAATCTTGGCGGTTTCAAGGAATCTGAACGAAATTACCTGATTGACGGAAAACGAGAAGGTGCGTTCTATAAAAATCACCTTGGCCGACTCGGTTTAGCCGAAGTTGTCCGGATTTTACGGCCAAATATTTGTTGTATTTGCGAATTCGGCGAAGAATTCAAAGGCCAGCGGATTAAAATGGCGGAGATATATTCTCGGGCGTTCAACAATGAAATTGTCTTTTTGCCCGGAGATATTGGTTTCACCATGGACATGCGTGAGAAGAAAATGCGTGCCATCACGCGTGTTGCCGAAATGCCAATGAGCCTGGAAACCGGCTTTGTCCCACCAGCTGAAGTCAAGGCTGTGCTGTTGCGGAAAGATTATTCCTTGCATTACTACCACGATACCAGCGGCGTCAGCCCAGGCGATCTCGTCTATTCTCTGGGTGAACAATTCGACGCGGCGAACCGGTGA
- a CDS encoding phosphotransacetylase family protein produces MHSLYIGSTDSYSGKNCIIAALGLILIERGFKVGYMKPVGAAFSASAEHGELDADARFVQTLLGLHQLDELVTPAAITPAFKKEFIEHGCRDFLEPIVEAHETLRANNDFMLIAGSGSFLHSGAYCNLNGSVIANALDAKVVLIDRFHGEFRYDYLIHAQTELAGRLLGVILNDLPPENEHDTADWTMPVLTASKVNVLGSLPRDPVLGAVRVGDLAERLGAHIIAGQKNADRMIESFMVGAMKVENFITHFQKRPDTGIIVGGDQSDIQVVALEGGAPCLILTGNLPPMDMVLTLAKKQHIPVILARDNSYKVAKKVDAIKQTQKLRDPGKVKRITDLVRERVDVDALVAALQGDGDSG; encoded by the coding sequence ATGCATAGTTTGTATATCGGTTCCACCGACTCTTATTCCGGGAAAAATTGCATCATTGCGGCATTGGGATTGATCTTGATCGAACGCGGTTTCAAGGTCGGATATATGAAGCCGGTTGGTGCGGCGTTTTCCGCATCGGCTGAACATGGTGAACTTGATGCGGATGCTCGTTTTGTGCAGACATTGCTTGGTCTGCACCAACTTGATGAACTCGTTACGCCGGCAGCGATTACGCCGGCATTCAAAAAAGAATTTATCGAACACGGATGCCGTGACTTTCTTGAGCCGATTGTCGAGGCGCATGAAACCCTTCGGGCAAACAATGATTTCATGCTTATTGCCGGTTCCGGGAGTTTTTTGCATTCCGGCGCGTATTGTAATCTCAACGGTTCTGTCATTGCCAACGCGCTGGATGCCAAAGTCGTGCTCATCGACCGGTTTCACGGTGAATTTCGTTATGACTATCTCATTCACGCCCAAACCGAATTGGCGGGGCGATTGCTTGGCGTCATTTTGAATGATTTGCCGCCGGAAAATGAGCACGACACCGCCGATTGGACCATGCCGGTGCTCACTGCCAGCAAGGTGAATGTCTTGGGATCATTACCTCGTGATCCCGTCCTTGGTGCAGTTCGTGTCGGCGACCTGGCCGAGCGTCTTGGAGCGCACATCATTGCGGGCCAAAAGAATGCAGATCGTATGATCGAATCGTTTATGGTCGGCGCGATGAAAGTCGAGAATTTCATTACGCATTTTCAAAAACGTCCCGACACCGGCATTATTGTTGGAGGCGACCAGTCTGATATTCAGGTCGTGGCGTTGGAAGGTGGCGCACCTTGTCTCATTTTGACGGGCAATCTCCCGCCTATGGACATGGTGCTGACGCTGGCAAAGAAGCAACATATTCCCGTCATTTTAGCGCGAGACAATTCGTATAAGGTTGCCAAAAAAGTCGATGCTATAAAGCAGACGCAGAAATTGCGTGATCCGGGAAAGGTGAAGCGCATTACAGACTTGGTACGAGAACGTGTGGATGTGGATGCGCTTGTTGCGGCATTGCAAGGAGACGGCGATTCGGGGTGA
- a CDS encoding efflux RND transporter permease subunit, which yields MDIIKFSIRNPVVVLVGVILATLFGVLSLYQMPYQLSPDVSKPEITVETTWPGATPSEIERDIIEEQEEALKSIPALTEIESSSLNNLGQITLTFELGTPILEALLRTSNKLDEVETYPENVDKPIVDASGANASPVIWMMFQAIPGTDANPNLERTFFENRIRQYLERVEGVSNLFVAGGRERQMHVIIDPRKMAAFGVTVDDVIAAIGRDNINISAGDVNIGRRNYRIRTLGEYKSPKDVTETVIKGYGDRFVKLGDVADVEFGYEKAKDVMLFNGNPGIAIGVVPQVGVNILDMTARTKDVTDRLNEEFLKDRNLELVWAYEQRPYIQGAIDLVQQNIMIGGVLAIAVLLVFLGNIASTLIVSIAIPISILGTFIFLNGFGRNLNVISLAGISFSVGMLVDNAIVVLENIDRHRSMGKSPFAAAYDGTTEVWGAVVASTLTTVAVFLPVIFIQEEAGQLFKDIAIAVTCAISLSLVVSITVIPMLADRLYTLSSRITGKAERGKPRITLFFGIGRMASKAIMALVRLCLSNMFTRSTTAVILVLAAVGLSWMFFPKLEYLPQGNRNLLINILIPPPGLSYEEKLDIGRQVNERLQPYYNKEEVNGVPGIKHVFFVAVNNFFLFGVISMQEQRAAELIPMLSGLTNSFPGVFGVSLQQGIFSEGIGEGRNVDVDIQGGDLNKIIAAAGALFGTLKQAMPTAQVRPIPSFEMIYPEVQFVPNMEKLKSVGMDNRSLGIILDVLNDGRDIGDFKEEGEKKIELVLKGSREDVSTPDELFHTLVVTPEGELLPVNSLAEMIRATSVTEIRHRELDRTITLQVTPPPEMPLESCMETIQNQILPKLKQAGLFDDLHVNLSGAADKLTETWGVLQDNFVLAIIITYLLMSALFSNFLYPLIIMFTVPLAAAGGFVGLKLVNWFIAPQPLDILTMLGFVMLIGVVVNNAILIVHQALNNIREHDMSPRQAVETSVETRLRPIYMSATTSVLGMLPLVVAPGPGSELYRGLGSVVLGGLAISTVFTIFLIPVLLLGLLKTERRIVGE from the coding sequence ATGGACATCATCAAATTCAGCATTCGCAATCCCGTTGTTGTACTTGTCGGCGTCATTCTCGCAACCCTTTTCGGGGTGTTGAGCTTATATCAAATGCCCTACCAGCTCTCGCCGGATGTTTCCAAACCGGAAATCACCGTGGAAACAACCTGGCCCGGGGCGACGCCGAGTGAAATCGAACGCGACATCATCGAAGAGCAGGAAGAAGCCCTGAAGTCTATCCCGGCCTTGACCGAGATTGAAAGTTCGTCACTGAACAATTTGGGGCAAATCACTCTGACATTCGAGTTGGGAACACCCATTCTGGAGGCCTTGCTGCGGACATCGAACAAGCTCGACGAAGTGGAAACCTATCCGGAAAATGTCGACAAACCGATTGTCGATGCGTCGGGAGCCAATGCGTCACCCGTTATCTGGATGATGTTTCAGGCGATCCCCGGAACCGATGCCAATCCAAACTTGGAACGCACGTTTTTTGAAAATCGTATACGGCAATATCTGGAACGCGTGGAAGGTGTTTCCAACCTGTTCGTGGCCGGTGGGCGCGAGCGGCAGATGCATGTTATTATCGATCCACGAAAAATGGCGGCGTTCGGCGTGACCGTGGACGATGTCATTGCTGCTATCGGGCGGGATAATATCAACATTTCGGCCGGTGACGTGAATATAGGACGTCGCAACTATCGTATTCGTACTCTGGGCGAATATAAAAGCCCCAAAGACGTCACCGAAACCGTCATCAAAGGATATGGCGACCGTTTCGTCAAACTTGGGGACGTAGCCGATGTTGAATTCGGCTACGAAAAAGCTAAAGACGTCATGCTGTTTAATGGCAACCCCGGCATTGCTATTGGGGTAGTACCTCAGGTCGGGGTCAATATCCTCGATATGACGGCGCGAACCAAAGACGTCACCGATAGGCTGAATGAGGAGTTTCTGAAAGATCGGAATCTTGAACTCGTTTGGGCGTACGAACAGCGACCATATATTCAGGGCGCGATTGATCTTGTTCAGCAAAACATCATGATTGGTGGGGTGTTGGCTATTGCCGTACTGCTTGTTTTTCTCGGCAATATTGCGTCGACGCTTATTGTCTCGATTGCCATTCCTATCAGTATTCTCGGAACCTTTATTTTTCTCAATGGATTTGGCCGCAATCTCAACGTTATCAGTCTCGCCGGGATATCGTTTTCCGTGGGGATGTTGGTGGATAACGCGATTGTTGTTTTGGAGAATATCGACCGACATCGAAGTATGGGTAAATCACCGTTTGCCGCGGCCTATGATGGCACCACGGAAGTGTGGGGCGCGGTCGTCGCTTCCACTTTGACAACAGTGGCCGTATTTTTGCCCGTTATTTTCATTCAGGAAGAAGCAGGCCAGTTGTTCAAAGATATCGCCATTGCCGTCACCTGCGCCATCTCGTTGAGTCTTGTTGTCTCCATTACGGTTATTCCCATGTTGGCTGACCGGCTGTATACATTGTCTTCGCGCATCACCGGCAAAGCGGAACGCGGAAAGCCACGCATCACCTTGTTTTTCGGCATTGGGCGCATGGCATCGAAAGCCATTATGGCTCTTGTGCGGCTGTGCCTCTCCAACATGTTCACCCGATCCACCACGGCGGTTATTCTTGTGCTTGCGGCGGTGGGGTTGTCCTGGATGTTTTTTCCCAAGCTTGAATATTTGCCGCAGGGTAATCGCAACCTGCTGATCAATATTCTTATTCCACCTCCAGGCCTGTCGTATGAAGAGAAACTCGACATCGGCCGGCAGGTCAATGAACGATTGCAACCGTACTATAACAAAGAAGAAGTCAACGGCGTACCGGGCATCAAGCATGTCTTCTTTGTTGCCGTGAATAATTTCTTCCTGTTCGGTGTCATCAGTATGCAGGAACAGCGCGCCGCCGAACTGATTCCTATGCTCTCCGGACTGACGAATTCATTCCCTGGGGTGTTTGGCGTCAGCCTGCAACAAGGCATATTCTCCGAAGGTATCGGCGAAGGCCGAAACGTTGACGTCGATATTCAGGGCGGTGATCTCAACAAGATCATTGCTGCTGCCGGTGCGCTCTTCGGCACGCTGAAACAAGCCATGCCCACGGCACAGGTGCGGCCTATCCCGTCGTTTGAAATGATCTACCCGGAAGTCCAGTTTGTCCCGAATATGGAGAAGCTCAAATCGGTCGGCATGGACAATCGGTCTCTCGGCATTATTCTCGATGTACTTAACGATGGTCGTGATATCGGCGACTTCAAGGAAGAGGGCGAAAAGAAGATCGAGCTCGTCTTGAAGGGATCGCGCGAGGACGTGTCGACCCCTGATGAGTTGTTCCATACGTTGGTGGTGACGCCGGAAGGGGAGTTGTTGCCGGTGAATTCGTTGGCCGAGATGATTCGGGCAACGAGTGTCACGGAAATTCGGCACCGCGAACTTGATCGTACGATTACGCTCCAGGTCACGCCGCCGCCGGAGATGCCCCTGGAATCGTGTATGGAGACGATTCAGAATCAGATTTTGCCGAAGCTCAAGCAAGCCGGGTTGTTTGACGATCTGCATGTGAACTTGAGTGGAGCGGCCGACAAACTGACGGAAACCTGGGGCGTGTTGCAGGATAATTTTGTGTTGGCGATTATCATCACCTACCTGCTTATGAGCGCGCTTTTCAGCAACTTTCTCTATCCGCTCATCATCATGTTTACGGTGCCGTTGGCGGCAGCGGGTGGCTTTGTCGGTCTCAAGCTCGTCAACTGGTTCATTGCTCCGCAACCGCTCGACATTCTAACCATGCTTGGATTTGTTATGCTTATCGGGGTCGTCGTGAACAACGCGATTCTCATTGTCCACCAGGCGCTCAATAATATCCGCGAGCATGATATGTCGCCGCGTCAAGCCGTGGAAACGTCGGTCGAAACCCGCTTGCGACCCATTTACATGAGTGCGACCACATCCGTGCTTGGGATGCTGCCGCTTGTTGTTGCGCCGGGACCGGGCTCGGAATTGTACCGGGGCCTTGGTTCGGTTGTGCTGGGTGGGTTGGCCATATCGACCGTTTTCACGATCTTTCTTATCCCAGTTCTTTTGCTGGGCTTGCTGAAAACCGAGCGGCGAATTGTGGGTGAGTAG
- a CDS encoding NifU family protein — protein MRDKVEAALDKVRPTLQADGGDVELVEITEDGIVKVRLTGRCKGCPMSQMTLKSGVERMVLKEVPEVQAVESV, from the coding sequence ATGCGTGATAAAGTGGAAGCGGCTTTGGACAAAGTCCGCCCGACCCTGCAAGCTGATGGCGGCGATGTTGAATTGGTCGAAATTACGGAAGATGGCATTGTGAAAGTGCGTTTGACCGGCCGCTGCAAGGGCTGTCCCATGTCGCAGATGACGTTGAAGAGCGGCGTTGAACGGATGGTGCTGAAAGAAGTGCCGGAAGTGCAAGCTGTGGAAAGCGTCTAA